A part of Terriglobia bacterium genomic DNA contains:
- a CDS encoding winged helix-turn-helix domain-containing protein, with the protein MQTSFQARRIRFGHFEVDLRSRELRKHGTKIRLQDQPFQVLAILLERPGDLITRDELRSRLWPQDTFVDFDVGLNTAIKKLRDALNEKAGVPRYIETLPRRGYRFIFPVENDAPLAPPPVLEAGPQIPPIERTPVQQSAEGKGLVPKLWASAFVFVGVIAVMLGLDTGGLRQRLIYWSGPPRIRSVAVLPLENLTGDPAQEYFSDGMTDALITDLAKIQMLRVISRTSVMRYKESHKPLAEIAHELNVDGVVEGSVARSANRVRITAQLIQVANERHVWAESYERDLQDVLGLQDEVARAIAGQVQAKVSPEEQMRLQAARPVNPAAYDDYLKGRFFLNQWSDAGFRQAQQYFQQSIGLDPGYALAYLGLAETYGAMTITGRSPSLEGGLKAENFAKKALEIDDTLAEAHTVLGLNKLQLRCDRSGAEKEMNRAMALNPQNMLALDYHSYYLLEVGRTDEAIAEKKRVLENDPLSLIANAELGLYFGLAGRNDEAVEQLKKTSELDPNYAPAHVRLGWVYANKQQYDRAVVEYKKALAIGRAPGRLGELGDVYARWGKRQEAQKVIDELKQMSKHRYVSAMLIARIYARLGETNQAFQWLGKAEPGGDTTISDPGFDNLRPDARFIALERRLKPNASCPAF; encoded by the coding sequence ATGCAAACCTCTTTCCAGGCCCGACGAATCCGGTTCGGCCACTTTGAGGTTGACCTTCGTTCACGGGAACTGCGCAAACACGGGACCAAAATCAGACTGCAAGACCAGCCGTTCCAGGTGCTGGCAATCCTGCTGGAGCGGCCGGGCGACTTAATCACCCGTGATGAGCTGCGCAGCAGGCTTTGGCCCCAGGACACGTTTGTAGATTTCGATGTGGGGTTGAACACGGCAATCAAGAAATTGCGCGACGCGCTCAACGAAAAGGCCGGAGTGCCGCGTTACATTGAAACGTTGCCGCGCAGAGGCTACCGATTTATCTTCCCGGTCGAAAATGACGCTCCATTGGCCCCTCCGCCGGTCCTGGAAGCGGGACCGCAAATCCCACCGATTGAGAGGACTCCCGTTCAACAAAGCGCAGAAGGAAAAGGCCTGGTCCCAAAACTCTGGGCCAGCGCGTTCGTGTTCGTGGGAGTCATTGCGGTGATGCTGGGACTGGATACCGGAGGCTTACGGCAGAGGCTCATTTACTGGTCTGGACCGCCACGCATCCGGTCTGTTGCCGTGTTGCCACTCGAAAACCTCACTGGCGACCCCGCCCAGGAATATTTTTCGGACGGCATGACCGATGCCCTGATCACTGACTTGGCGAAAATCCAGATGTTGCGGGTCATTTCCCGCACCTCGGTGATGCGGTATAAGGAATCCCACAAGCCGCTTGCGGAGATTGCGCACGAACTAAATGTCGATGGGGTGGTCGAAGGCTCGGTGGCACGGTCTGCAAACCGGGTCCGCATCACCGCCCAATTGATCCAGGTGGCGAACGAGCGCCACGTGTGGGCTGAAAGCTACGAGCGCGACCTCCAGGACGTGCTTGGATTGCAGGATGAGGTTGCGCGCGCCATTGCCGGGCAGGTGCAGGCAAAGGTCTCACCGGAGGAGCAGATGCGGCTGCAAGCTGCCCGGCCGGTCAACCCCGCGGCTTATGACGACTACCTGAAAGGCCGATTTTTTCTCAATCAATGGTCAGACGCCGGTTTTAGACAGGCCCAGCAGTACTTCCAGCAGTCCATCGGCCTGGACCCGGGTTACGCGCTGGCCTATCTTGGGTTGGCGGAAACTTACGGCGCAATGACGATCACGGGTCGGTCGCCTTCACTCGAAGGGGGCCTGAAGGCTGAAAATTTTGCAAAGAAAGCCTTAGAAATCGACGATACCCTGGCTGAGGCTCATACGGTGTTGGGATTGAATAAACTGCAGCTTCGATGCGACCGCTCCGGTGCGGAGAAAGAGATGAACCGGGCGATGGCCCTAAACCCGCAAAATATGCTCGCTCTCGACTACCATTCTTATTACCTCCTGGAAGTTGGCCGAACAGACGAAGCGATCGCAGAGAAGAAGAGAGTCTTGGAAAACGACCCACTCTCGCTGATCGCCAATGCTGAATTGGGGCTTTATTTCGGATTGGCGGGGCGAAATGATGAAGCTGTCGAACAGCTCAAGAAGACATCAGAACTCGACCCAAACTATGCTCCCGCTCATGTCCGGCTCGGGTGGGTGTATGCCAACAAACAGCAGTACGATAGAGCCGTCGTAGAGTATAAGAAAGCGTTAGCCATAGGACGAGCGCCTGGCAGACTGGGAGAACTTGGTGACGTCTACGCCCGCTGGGGTAAAAGGCAGGAAGCTCAGAAAGTAATCGACGAATTGAAGCAGATGTCAAAGCACCGCTATGTTTCTGCGATGCTTATCGCAAGAATATACGCGCGTCTTGGAGAAACCAATCAGGCTTTCCAATGGCTCGGGAAGGCAGAGCCTGGCGGGGACACGACTATATCTGATCCCGGTTTTGACAACCTCCGTCCAGATGCACGATTCATCGCCCTGGAGCGGCGGCTTAAACCCAATGCTTCTTGTCCAGCGTTTTAG
- a CDS encoding acetylxylan esterase, with amino-acid sequence MAGVRVHAQAVVIDGGADDSFWHTVRPAKLVPEGAGVPAEMGGEVRAAVAGRYLYLSAVLPEPGGNVTARSIGVNPVWEGGGEARHMKEARRITYGEPEGEDFVRFILRVYNENDWMVQVGPLGAYSIRWRWTGEHEWYTSDPKKCSGFMIASKIGKGGWSVEAAIPLAELGSPRPGYIQLAVERNRAERPGTPEEWWSWPGDQPTAGVTSLPTGSENLPDPSFRPPLLGNNQPPVLVGYRRNLPDLHESWTGAGWRNVPVWALLRNEPAERVPEFPTEVKLVQDGHTLAVLARCIEPYHVIARANERDGGVLGDDNFQVYLATSGSYYAQYAINPRGTLLDASGHQGSPRLSSPHTEWNSSVRGSAWKEPDAWFARLDIPLDQVSAVLGEIQIPTVWRILLWRHRPGRDEEAGEASVLPVTESATPFCPARYRRLKLVSQDPSQLPGPEARQRTGDLSFLPSRVFSSAQRKQMDLSSMFDSYLHNRILEMLDKDRDEWNQVRSRSDWELFRDRRLQALKAALGRFPDKCPLDIRLISEFHGKGYQRQNIVFQSQPGVWVAANLYLPDKSRRDMPGIVILHSLHAPKTQFELQDMGIIWARAGCAVLVMDQVGYGERITTYPWDRSNYNSRYVEGEQLYLIGSSLITWMVWDTERAIDLLYARPDINKKAIIVLGAVAGGGDPAAVTAALDQRVAAVVPFNFGESTPEVPRFIPTRNQWPLDLADPGLMDWDTTRVIRRGIADQFMQWFICASVAPRKFVYSYELGWHVEDLPAWARYRKVYSFYDALDNLADAHGFGPFPGPGEAWNIGPAQRRSLYPTLEHWFGIPSPFENDKSSPLENLAPRPDVERQPVTDLTVLTPEVSSRLHRRTPHEIAAEVGKKEVAAARAEFSNMTQQARLKSLQARWAKKLGNIEPTPHPKATVEWSKEMPNSRVEAISLEVEPGLVVPMLLLMPRPRQAARVPAVVAVSEGGKELFLAKRATEIEALLNAGTAVCLADVRATGEATPDGRRDPDGDENTQANTVLMMGETMLGMRLRDLRTVLVYLRSLQDIDSGRFGLWGDSFYPANPEHLLLNESPQWQIGPEIEQHVEPLGGLLAILGGLYEDDVRTIAIQGGLVSFSSMLENNFGYVPQDVVVPGILEAGDIPDVEAALAPRPLLLALMVDGLDRLVPQSDLERELEPVSNSYRNAPSGALSIRAGANQPDIANWFLKHWH; translated from the coding sequence ATGGCGGGTGTCCGAGTTCATGCTCAGGCGGTAGTGATTGACGGCGGGGCAGATGATAGTTTCTGGCATACTGTCCGTCCAGCAAAGCTCGTGCCGGAAGGGGCGGGCGTTCCAGCGGAGATGGGCGGGGAGGTGCGGGCGGCAGTTGCCGGAAGATACCTGTATCTTAGTGCCGTTCTTCCGGAGCCGGGTGGAAACGTCACGGCGCGGTCGATCGGAGTGAATCCAGTTTGGGAGGGCGGCGGTGAGGCCCGCCACATGAAGGAGGCGCGGCGCATTACTTACGGAGAACCCGAGGGAGAGGACTTCGTTCGGTTCATTCTTCGCGTCTACAACGAGAACGACTGGATGGTGCAGGTGGGACCTCTGGGCGCCTATTCGATTCGATGGCGATGGACTGGAGAGCACGAATGGTACACAAGCGACCCTAAAAAATGCTCTGGTTTTATGATCGCATCAAAGATCGGAAAAGGCGGCTGGAGTGTTGAGGCCGCCATTCCTCTCGCGGAACTCGGTTCTCCTCGCCCAGGTTACATCCAACTTGCTGTTGAGCGGAATCGCGCCGAGCGCCCGGGCACACCGGAGGAATGGTGGTCGTGGCCCGGCGATCAACCTACCGCCGGAGTAACCAGCCTCCCAACCGGCAGCGAAAACTTACCTGATCCTTCCTTCCGGCCGCCTCTGCTTGGCAACAACCAACCACCAGTCCTCGTGGGTTATCGAAGGAATCTCCCTGATCTCCACGAGAGCTGGACCGGTGCAGGATGGCGCAACGTTCCTGTTTGGGCTTTGCTGCGCAATGAACCCGCAGAGAGGGTCCCGGAATTTCCGACCGAGGTCAAGCTTGTTCAAGACGGGCACACACTAGCGGTTCTGGCTCGATGTATTGAACCATATCATGTCATTGCCCGTGCCAATGAGCGTGACGGTGGCGTGCTCGGCGACGACAATTTCCAGGTCTATCTGGCCACTTCCGGTTCCTATTACGCGCAGTATGCCATCAACCCGCGTGGGACTTTGCTCGACGCCTCCGGGCACCAGGGAAGCCCTCGGCTCTCATCGCCTCACACGGAATGGAACAGCTCAGTTCGAGGGTCGGCCTGGAAGGAGCCGGACGCCTGGTTCGCACGGCTGGATATTCCACTCGATCAGGTCAGCGCTGTACTCGGTGAAATCCAGATTCCAACGGTTTGGCGCATCCTGTTGTGGCGTCACCGGCCAGGGCGTGATGAGGAAGCCGGTGAGGCCAGCGTTCTTCCTGTCACCGAGAGCGCGACGCCTTTCTGCCCGGCGCGGTACCGCCGCCTGAAACTCGTTAGCCAAGATCCATCGCAGTTGCCTGGACCTGAGGCCCGGCAACGGACTGGTGACCTGAGCTTTCTTCCAAGCCGGGTCTTTTCATCCGCGCAACGGAAGCAGATGGACCTCTCGAGCATGTTCGACTCTTATCTCCACAACCGAATCCTTGAAATGCTCGACAAGGATCGTGATGAATGGAATCAGGTACGCTCCCGGTCCGATTGGGAACTCTTTCGCGATCGCAGATTGCAAGCGCTGAAGGCGGCACTGGGCAGGTTTCCAGACAAGTGCCCACTCGACATTCGTTTGATCTCTGAATTCCACGGCAAGGGCTATCAGAGGCAAAACATTGTATTTCAGAGCCAGCCGGGAGTCTGGGTTGCGGCGAACCTATATCTTCCTGACAAGTCTCGCCGTGACATGCCCGGGATCGTTATCCTTCACAGCCTGCACGCGCCCAAAACTCAATTTGAACTCCAGGATATGGGGATTATCTGGGCTCGTGCAGGTTGCGCTGTGCTCGTGATGGACCAGGTGGGCTACGGCGAAAGGATTACAACTTATCCCTGGGACCGATCAAATTACAATTCTCGATATGTCGAGGGTGAGCAACTGTATCTGATCGGCAGCAGCCTGATAACCTGGATGGTATGGGACACGGAACGTGCCATTGACCTGCTATACGCCCGCCCCGACATCAACAAGAAGGCCATCATTGTGCTGGGCGCCGTGGCCGGTGGCGGCGACCCTGCTGCCGTAACGGCGGCTCTCGACCAACGGGTTGCAGCGGTTGTCCCTTTCAACTTCGGAGAATCGACTCCTGAAGTTCCGCGGTTCATCCCCACCAGGAATCAATGGCCGCTTGATCTGGCTGATCCCGGCCTGATGGACTGGGACACCACACGAGTGATTCGCCGAGGCATTGCCGATCAATTCATGCAATGGTTCATCTGTGCATCAGTCGCACCCCGCAAATTTGTGTATTCGTATGAACTGGGTTGGCATGTCGAGGACCTGCCGGCCTGGGCGCGCTACCGCAAGGTCTATAGCTTCTATGATGCTCTGGACAATCTGGCGGACGCGCACGGGTTCGGGCCCTTTCCTGGCCCCGGTGAAGCCTGGAATATCGGCCCTGCACAGCGCCGGTCGCTTTACCCTACTCTTGAGCACTGGTTCGGAATCCCTTCACCGTTCGAGAATGATAAGAGTTCGCCTCTGGAAAACCTGGCCCCGCGCCCCGATGTTGAGCGGCAACCCGTCACCGATCTCACAGTTTTGACCCCGGAGGTTTCTTCCCGGCTACACCGTAGAACGCCACACGAAATTGCGGCTGAAGTGGGCAAAAAGGAGGTAGCCGCTGCCAGAGCAGAATTCAGCAATATGACCCAACAGGCAAGGTTGAAATCGCTCCAGGCACGGTGGGCCAAAAAACTCGGGAATATTGAACCAACTCCTCATCCCAAGGCCACGGTTGAATGGAGCAAGGAGATGCCGAACAGTCGGGTCGAGGCCATTTCCCTTGAGGTTGAGCCGGGGCTGGTTGTTCCAATGCTTCTTCTTATGCCTCGGCCTCGGCAAGCGGCCCGAGTCCCTGCGGTAGTTGCGGTTTCGGAGGGGGGAAAAGAACTCTTCCTGGCGAAGCGCGCGACAGAGATAGAGGCGCTTCTCAATGCCGGCACTGCCGTGTGCCTTGCTGACGTGCGAGCTACAGGAGAGGCGACGCCAGATGGACGGCGAGATCCGGACGGTGACGAAAACACGCAGGCCAATACGGTCCTGATGATGGGCGAAACCATGCTTGGTATGCGCTTGAGGGACCTGCGGACCGTTCTGGTCTATCTCAGAAGCCTGCAGGATATCGATTCAGGCCGATTCGGTTTGTGGGGAGACTCATTCTATCCTGCAAATCCGGAACACCTCCTCCTCAATGAATCGCCCCAATGGCAGATAGGACCGGAAATCGAGCAGCATGTCGAGCCTCTGGGTGGGCTGCTGGCAATCCTGGGCGGGCTTTATGAGGACGACGTGCGTACAATCGCCATCCAAGGCGGGCTTGTGAGCTTTTCTTCGATGCTGGAAAACAATTTCGGCTATGTGCCGCAGGATGTCGTGGTGCCGGGAATCCTCGAGGCGGGGGACATTCCGGATGTCGAAGCGGCTCTTGCGCCTCGTCCGCTGCTGCTGGCCCTTATGGTTGATGGCCTCGACCGGTTGGTTCCACAAAGTGACCTGGAACGGGAGTTGGAGCCGGTCTCCAATTCCTACCGAAACGCACCTTCAGGCGCGCTTTCGATCAGGGCTGGCGCAAATCAACCTGACATCGCCAACTGGTTTCTGAAGCATTGGCACTAA
- a CDS encoding kelch repeat-containing protein produces MNHEKLTRWPNLKPGHTNSSLAAPFPVSRLALVALFLLILLSCGGAGNPPASDQLQVAVYPSAVNLDQGGTKTFTVTVTGSSNKAVNWSVREGSSGGNITSAGVYAAPAAAGTFHVIATSQADSTKTAFATIVVPAVSVTLSPPEATLRPNGTQGFTATVRGSIDTKVTWEIQEGVSGGAVTSTGLYTAPANTGFYHVTATSSADATQSATAQITVTTSSGLFSPVGDLQVPRVYHTATLLPNGKVLVAGGAKKKPLYFSGLATAEIFDPTTGLFTATSNMGSPRFAHTATLLPNGKVLVTGGEGASGLDGQMDPTPPPALDSAEIYDPATGTFMPTGKMSVARAGHTATLLPNGKVLIVGGGSNDSTALATAEIYDPATGAFVATGPLGTARAYHTATLLTDGNVLVAGGSSPTETLASAEIYNTATGSFAPTANMGTPRTGHIATRLSDGRVLVAGGYDGTTDTATAEFYDPSTGSFTPTGTMGTARERHTATLLSDGNVLIAGGSSSAEILASAEIYNPATGSFAPTGNMATPRTGHTATLLQDGRVLVAAGLNYPAGGGISFLTSAETYE; encoded by the coding sequence ATGAACCACGAAAAACTAACCAGGTGGCCCAATCTGAAACCAGGGCATACTAATTCCTCGCTGGCGGCACCCTTCCCTGTGTCGCGACTGGCCTTGGTTGCGCTCTTCCTGCTCATCCTCCTCTCTTGCGGCGGAGCTGGAAATCCTCCAGCCTCCGATCAATTACAGGTTGCCGTTTACCCCAGTGCCGTGAACCTGGATCAAGGCGGTACAAAGACGTTTACGGTGACCGTAACTGGGTCAAGTAACAAAGCGGTCAACTGGAGTGTTCGAGAAGGGTCAAGCGGCGGCAATATCACAAGTGCGGGGGTCTATGCTGCTCCTGCCGCTGCTGGTACCTTCCACGTCATTGCTACCAGCCAGGCCGACAGCACGAAAACTGCGTTCGCGACGATCGTCGTCCCCGCAGTTTCTGTTACCCTCTCGCCGCCGGAGGCGACCCTTCGGCCGAACGGGACGCAGGGATTTACCGCAACAGTGAGAGGATCAATCGACACAAAAGTAACCTGGGAGATTCAAGAAGGTGTGTCAGGAGGGGCGGTAACCAGCACCGGCCTATATACCGCCCCTGCAAACACCGGGTTCTACCATGTCACCGCAACCAGCTCGGCGGATGCCACGCAAAGCGCAACAGCACAAATCACAGTGACAACCTCGTCTGGTCTTTTCAGCCCAGTCGGTGACTTACAAGTTCCGCGCGTTTACCACACAGCAACATTGCTTCCCAATGGGAAAGTGTTGGTTGCCGGGGGTGCCAAGAAAAAACCTCTCTACTTCTCCGGTTTGGCAACCGCCGAAATTTTTGATCCGACGACAGGATTATTCACAGCGACTTCCAATATGGGCAGTCCTCGCTTCGCGCATACGGCAACACTACTACCCAATGGAAAGGTGCTGGTGACAGGCGGCGAAGGTGCAAGCGGACTGGATGGCCAGATGGACCCGACCCCGCCTCCGGCCCTCGATTCCGCAGAGATCTACGACCCCGCCACAGGAACTTTCATGCCCACCGGCAAGATGAGCGTCGCCCGAGCCGGACACACGGCCACATTGCTTCCAAACGGCAAAGTACTGATCGTGGGCGGTGGATCAAACGATTCCACCGCGCTCGCTACCGCTGAAATTTATGACCCAGCCACCGGCGCCTTCGTGGCCACAGGGCCCCTGGGTACGGCCCGGGCTTATCATACTGCCACCCTACTAACAGACGGAAATGTCCTGGTTGCAGGCGGGTCCAGTCCTACCGAGACCCTGGCCTCCGCTGAGATCTATAACACGGCCACAGGATCTTTCGCGCCAACTGCCAATATGGGAACGCCTCGGACCGGTCACATCGCGACACGCTTGTCCGATGGAAGGGTGCTGGTAGCCGGAGGGTACGATGGTACAACTGACACTGCAACAGCAGAGTTCTACGATCCATCCACAGGGTCCTTCACGCCCACGGGGACCATGGGTACCGCGCGGGAAAGGCACACCGCTACCCTGCTGTCAGACGGGAATGTCCTGATTGCAGGTGGGTCAAGCTCTGCCGAGATCCTCGCTTCCGCTGAGATCTACAATCCGGCCACAGGTTCTTTCGCGCCCACCGGTAATATGGCGACGCCACGCACGGGTCACACGGCAACGCTCTTACAAGATGGGAGAGTGTTGGTCGCCGCCGGTCTCAATTACCCGGCTGGCGGAGGGATCAGTTTCCTAACAAGTGCAGAGACGTATGAATAA
- the rsmD gene encoding 16S rRNA (guanine(966)-N(2))-methyltransferase RsmD, with product MRIISGQNRGQRIQTLKGMQLRPTSDQMRETLFDVLGLGIQDSTFLDAYAGSGAVGLEALSRGAKEVVFVEYHRAAVDLIRRNLAALKMKDGFYLMNTRVVRALERLNEEGAVFDFIFLDPPYSETREYHQVLRHLGRSRLVTPASFVIAEHSRHYFLEERYNRLERTRSIRHGDAELTFYRLGQAAVAGSGETNS from the coding sequence ATGCGCATTATTTCCGGCCAAAATCGCGGACAACGTATTCAGACGCTGAAAGGCATGCAGCTTCGGCCAACCTCAGACCAGATGCGCGAAACGCTGTTCGATGTCCTGGGCCTGGGAATTCAGGATTCGACGTTTCTCGACGCCTACGCAGGTTCCGGAGCGGTAGGGCTGGAAGCGCTGAGCAGAGGCGCGAAGGAAGTGGTCTTTGTGGAATATCACCGGGCGGCGGTTGATCTGATCCGCAGGAACCTGGCGGCGCTGAAGATGAAAGATGGGTTCTATCTGATGAACACCCGTGTCGTGCGTGCCTTGGAAAGGCTCAACGAAGAAGGCGCCGTTTTTGATTTCATCTTTCTCGATCCGCCCTACAGCGAAACGCGTGAGTACCATCAGGTGTTGCGGCACCTGGGCCGCTCCCGCCTCGTGACACCTGCCTCATTCGTCATTGCCGAACATTCGCGTCACTATTTTCTTGAAGAACGATACAATCGCCTGGAACGAACGCGCAGCATACGCCATGGTGACGCTGAACTGACGTTTTACCGGCTGGGTCAGGCAGCCGTCGCGGGCAGCGGCGAGACGAACTCGTGA
- a CDS encoding TonB-dependent receptor: protein MASNWVLRILLASILLLAMALSALGQSGNEGSVEGVVTDPTGAVVPEATLQITQFQTSARFSTQSNAAGYFWFPAVPVGTYRLETKHAGFATLVVNQIEVRVGEHVTVPVSLHLAGDVQSITVQAEPQPFDRARSEVSSVLDNRTLTELPVNGRDFISFTLLTPGVTQDVRGGLSFAGQRAMNSVLLDGANYDDPFWNQAIGGEGFASPGTQGLYAVSLETVQEYQVNSNAYSAEFGRAAGGVINVVTKSGGNQFHGSGFWFYRDKSLNANNFLNNANGLPKDPYHFNQAGGVLSGPIRKDRLFFLVSYDALRSNSTNTVILGLPPDFNKSSDPVVAAYQQRALDYLVPRASSWDLPLIQNNFMAKIDWSASSSHLLSARWNHSRYSVLGFGGPQLASEGSVPSPGNTDLLTLSLSSTFHPSLVNSAHASFWRGWYAFQAASINPEAFVLEGGQLVLDLGRCECAPQEWSNYRGQWSDTVSYIHRNHALRLGADAMQDWIRYFQATRFSGFYVFRSLESFGRSLAGTPMPLVGDEYLQAFSGFGVPGVSTHPNVFQFAGFAQDEWRVRRNLTLNLGLRYDVESITKPPVKNPSPALTSAGLDTSSLRTDNNNIAPRIGFAWAPRGSDHLVIRGGYGIYYAMTPSIVTSRADYLNGITVQSRAFFGGSPGAELIPSYPNTICGPPDPSGTPPSCAPPPVGATTPAIALFSPDHREGYAQQWSLGFEIRLAQNMALSASYLGVKGTHLLRSRDINLTIPETTERIGIAGTTTVLTFREFTRPRPIAGFDRVLLYESSANSIYHGLAIQLNKRFSHNFQLLGSYTWSKVIDDNPNQYAVQPGGADPEFLSDSSNPLADRSAGVNDQRHRFALSGIWQLAYANRLPRASRMIFGGWETSGVLVAQTGQPYSGYVDFDLNNDGNAATDRTPGLGRNTFYLPGGVTLDARLARDVPLKEHIQLQLICEAFNVFNHTNVADVQGTQHSYSSDPVACGIARTPCLVPVKDFGVPLAYLPARIMQLAVRLTF, encoded by the coding sequence ATGGCGTCCAACTGGGTCTTAAGGATCCTCTTAGCTTCCATACTTCTTCTAGCGATGGCGCTTTCGGCACTGGGCCAGTCCGGAAATGAAGGTTCTGTTGAGGGCGTCGTCACGGACCCGACCGGCGCAGTAGTTCCTGAAGCGACGTTGCAGATTACTCAGTTCCAAACCTCTGCCCGTTTCTCCACTCAATCAAACGCTGCAGGCTACTTCTGGTTTCCTGCGGTCCCTGTGGGCACATATCGGCTTGAGACCAAACACGCAGGCTTCGCTACGCTGGTAGTCAACCAGATCGAGGTCAGGGTGGGCGAACACGTCACGGTGCCAGTTTCACTCCATCTGGCAGGGGACGTTCAATCGATTACTGTCCAGGCCGAACCCCAGCCCTTCGATCGGGCGCGCAGCGAGGTTAGCAGTGTCCTGGACAACCGCACGCTCACCGAGTTACCGGTGAATGGCCGAGACTTCATCAGTTTCACGTTGCTGACTCCTGGCGTTACGCAGGATGTTCGCGGCGGGCTGAGTTTTGCCGGACAACGAGCCATGAATTCGGTTCTCCTGGACGGAGCAAACTACGACGATCCGTTCTGGAACCAGGCAATAGGCGGCGAAGGGTTTGCATCGCCTGGAACGCAGGGACTCTACGCCGTGAGCCTCGAAACGGTGCAAGAGTATCAGGTTAACTCGAACGCATATTCGGCCGAGTTTGGTCGCGCCGCGGGTGGTGTAATCAACGTAGTCACAAAATCAGGCGGCAACCAGTTCCACGGTTCGGGGTTCTGGTTCTATCGTGACAAGTCCCTCAACGCTAACAATTTTCTGAATAATGCCAATGGGCTGCCGAAAGACCCCTACCATTTCAATCAGGCCGGCGGGGTACTGAGTGGTCCAATCCGAAAGGACCGTCTGTTCTTCCTGGTGAGCTACGATGCTTTGCGGAGTAATTCCACAAACACTGTCATTCTCGGCCTGCCCCCGGACTTCAACAAGTCGAGTGATCCGGTGGTCGCGGCGTATCAGCAAAGGGCGCTCGATTATCTTGTCCCGCGTGCTTCATCATGGGACCTCCCTCTAATCCAGAACAATTTCATGGCCAAGATCGATTGGTCCGCATCTTCTTCCCACTTGCTCAGTGCGCGCTGGAACCATTCGAGGTATTCCGTTCTCGGATTTGGAGGGCCTCAACTGGCGTCGGAGGGCAGCGTGCCTTCGCCAGGCAACACGGACCTCCTGACCTTGTCGCTGAGTTCAACATTCCATCCTTCACTCGTCAATTCTGCCCATGCGAGCTTTTGGCGGGGTTGGTATGCTTTCCAGGCGGCCAGCATTAACCCCGAGGCCTTCGTCCTGGAAGGGGGCCAACTGGTACTCGATCTTGGCCGCTGCGAGTGTGCGCCACAAGAATGGTCGAACTATCGAGGCCAATGGTCGGATACGGTTTCCTATATTCACCGCAATCACGCCCTGCGCCTCGGTGCTGATGCGATGCAGGATTGGATCCGGTATTTTCAGGCCACAAGATTTTCCGGCTTCTATGTCTTTCGCAGCCTCGAGAGCTTCGGCCGCAGCCTCGCCGGAACACCCATGCCGCTGGTGGGCGACGAGTATCTGCAGGCATTCTCCGGCTTCGGCGTGCCGGGCGTCTCAACGCATCCGAACGTTTTTCAGTTTGCCGGTTTCGCCCAGGATGAATGGAGAGTCCGGCGTAACCTGACTCTGAATCTCGGACTTCGATATGATGTGGAATCGATCACCAAGCCGCCTGTGAAGAATCCCTCGCCGGCGCTGACCTCTGCCGGGCTAGATACCAGTTCGCTCCGAACCGACAACAACAATATCGCACCGCGTATTGGCTTTGCCTGGGCGCCGCGGGGCAGCGACCACCTTGTAATTCGTGGCGGCTACGGGATTTATTACGCAATGACTCCGTCGATCGTGACTTCACGCGCCGATTACCTGAATGGAATCACGGTGCAGTCTCGCGCCTTTTTCGGAGGCTCGCCCGGCGCAGAATTGATCCCGTCATATCCCAATACCATCTGTGGGCCGCCCGACCCTTCCGGCACACCTCCGAGTTGCGCCCCTCCACCGGTTGGCGCCACCACTCCTGCCATTGCATTGTTCTCGCCGGACCACCGGGAAGGATACGCGCAGCAATGGAGTCTGGGGTTCGAGATCCGGCTGGCACAAAACATGGCCCTATCGGCAAGTTATTTGGGGGTGAAGGGCACGCACTTGCTTCGCAGCAGGGACATCAACCTGACAATACCTGAAACTACAGAAAGGATCGGAATTGCGGGTACGACGACCGTGCTCACCTTTCGTGAGTTCACTCGCCCGAGGCCAATCGCAGGTTTTGACCGAGTCCTCCTCTACGAAAGCAGCGCCAACTCGATCTATCATGGATTGGCGATTCAGTTGAACAAGCGATTCTCACATAATTTCCAACTGCTGGGGTCCTACACCTGGAGCAAGGTGATTGACGATAACCCGAACCAATACGCCGTGCAACCGGGCGGGGCAGACCCGGAGTTTCTCTCGGACTCATCGAATCCGCTCGCGGATCGTTCGGCGGGCGTAAACGACCAGCGGCACCGCTTCGCCCTGAGCGGCATCTGGCAACTCGCGTATGCGAACCGCCTGCCCAGAGCATCGAGGATGATTTTCGGTGGCTGGGAGACCAGTGGGGTCCTGGTAGCACAGACCGGACAACCCTACTCAGGCTATGTGGATTTCGACCTTAACAACGACGGCAACGCCGCAACCGACCGAACGCCTGGGCTGGGCCGCAACACCTTCTACCTTCCGGGCGGCGTTACTTTGGATGCGAGGCTCGCCCGCGATGTGCCATTGAAGGAACACATCCAGCTTCAGTTGATCTGTGAAGCTTTTAACGTATTCAATCACACCAATGTCGCCGACGTTCAAGGAACACAGCATTCGTATTCCTCTGATCCGGTAGCTTGTGGCATCGCCAGGACCCCCTGCCTGGTTCCCGTAAAGGACTTTGGAGTTCCTCTCGCTTATCTTCCGGCAAGAATCATGCAACTGGCGGTCCGGTTGACTTTTTAG